From the genome of Pseudonocardia sp. EC080619-01:
CGGCGAGGTCGTCCGGCGCCCCGAGGGCAACGAGAACTCCGAGCTGCCCACCGGCGACATCGAGGTCACGGTCACCGGGCTGACCGTGCTGTCCGAGGCCGCGCCGCTGCCGTTCCCGATCGACGAACACACCGGGGTCGGCGAGGAGATCCGGCTGACCCACCGCTACCTGGACCTGCGCCGCTCCGGCCCGGCGTCGGCGATGAAGCTGCGCAGCGACGTCAACAAGGCCGCCCGCGACGTGCTCGCCGCCGAGGACTTCATCGAGGTCGAGACGCCGACCCTGACCCGGTCCACCCCGGAGGGCGCCCGCGACTTCGTCGTCCCGGCCCGGCTGCGTCCCGGTTCCTGGTACGCGCTGCCGCAGAGCCCGCAGCTGTTCAAGCAGCTGCTCATGGTCGGTGGCCTGGAGCGCTACTACCAGATCGCGCGCTGCTACCGCGACGAGGACTTCCGCGCCGACCGCCAGCCCGAGTTCACCCAGCTCGACATCGAGATGAGCTTCGTCGAGCAGGACGACGTCATCGCGCTGGCCGAGAAGGTGCTCGTCGCGCTGTGGAAGCTGGTCGGCCACGACATCCCGGCGCCGATCCCGCGCATGAGCTACGCCGAGGCGATGTCCCGCTACGGCTCGGACAAGCCCGACCTGCGGTTCGGCTTCGAGCTGACCGAGCTGACGTCGTACTTCGCGGACACCGGGTTCCGGGTCTTCCAGAACCCCTACGTCGGCGCCGTCGTCATGCCGGGCGGCGCCTCGCAGCCGCGCAAGGTGCTCGACGGCTGGCAGGAGTGGGCCAAGCAGCGCGGTGCCCGCGGCCTGGCCTACGTGCTGATCGGCGAGGACGGGCAGGTCGACGAGCGCGGCCCGGTGGTCAAGAACCTGTCCGAGACCGAGCGGGCCGGCCTGGCCGCGGCCGTCGGCGCGAACCCCGGCGACTGCATCTTCTTCGCGGCGGGGACGCCGTCCGACGCCCGCGCCCTGCTCGGCGCCGCCCGCGGCGAGATCGCGCGGCGGGTCGGCGCGATCGACGAGTCCGCCTGGTCGTTCGTGTGGATCGTGGACGCCCCGCTGTTCGAGTCCACCGCCGACACCGACGACGTCGCCGTCGGCGGGGGTGCCTGGACCGCGCTGCACCACGCCTTCACCTCGCCGACCCCGGACTGGATCGACACCTTCGAGCAGAGCCCGGGCGAGGCGCTGGCCTACGCCTACGACATCGTCTGCAACGGCAACGAGATCGGCGGCGGCTCGATCCGTATCCACGACGCCGACGTGCAGAAGCGCGTCTTCGAGATCATGGGCCTGTCCGAGGCCGAGGCCAAGGAGAAGTTCGGCTTCCTGCTGGACGCCTTCTCCTACGGCCCGCCGCCGCACGGCGGGATCGCGTTCGGCTGGGACCGGATCACCGCGCTGCTCGCCGGGGTCGACTCCATCCGCGAGGTCATCGCGTTCCCGAAGACCGGCGGCGGCTTCGACCCGTTGACCCAGGCCCCGGCGCCGATCACCGCCGCCCAGCGCAAGGAGGCCGGGGTCGACGCGAAGCCGGCCCAGCCGGCGCCCGGCGGCTCCGCGCCCGGCAGGCCGGCCGAGACCGGCGGCGGCGCACCGGAGAAGCCCGGCCCGGCCGCGTAGGTGCTGCACCTGCGGGTGGTCTGCCCGTCCGGGCGGACCACCGAGGTCTGCGAGGTCCTCACCGCCGAACCCGGGGTGGCCCACCTGGTGGTCCACCCCGGGGCGGCGGTGCGCCCGCCCGGCGACCTGGTCGAGGCCGACGTCGCGCGCGAGTGCACCGACGACCTCCTCGGCCGGCTCGCCGATCTCGGCGTCGATCACGACGGCGGGATCACCCTCGAGCAGCTCGACACCGTGCTCTCCGACCGGGCCGACGCCGCCGAGGAGGCCGCCCCCGGGGACGGGGCGGACGCCGTCGTCTGGGACGAGCTGATCCACCGGACCGGCGAGGAGTCCCGGCTCTCGCTCACCTTCCTGACGTTCCTCACGATCGCGTGCCTGCTCGCCGCGGTCGGCGCCGTCACCGACTCCCCGGTGACGGTCGTCGGCGCGATGGTCCTCGGCCCCGAGTTCGGGCCGATGGCGGCGATGGCCGTCGGGCTGGTGCTGCGCCGTGCCGACCTGATCCGGCGGGGCGCGGCCGCGCTGCTGGTCGGGTTCCCGTTCGCGATGGCCGTCACCGCACTGGCGACCGTCCTGTTCGACCTGTTCGGCTGGCTGTCGTCGGCGTCGCTGGACGGGCTCGAGCAGATGGACTTCATCTACGAGGTCGGGCCGTTCTCGCTGGTCGTGGCCGTCCTCGCGGGTGCCGCGGGGATGCTGTCGCTGACGTCGGCGCGGTCGTCGGCGCTGGTCGGCGTGTTCATCTCGGTGACGACCGTCCCCGCCGCCGCGTACGGCTCGGTCGCGGCCATCGAGGGCCGCTGGGTGGAGGCCGCGCTGTCGGTGCTGCAGCTCGGTCTCAACCTGGCCGGGGCGATCGGATCGGCGGCCGTGGTGCTGCTGCTCGCCCGGCACCGGTCCCGGCGTCGGGGCGCAGACCGCACGCTCTCCGAAGGGTAGGGTTTCCGGCGATGACCGATCCGCAGGCGACCCCCGGCGCGGTCGAGGCGGTGGCCGGCGCCGCACGGCTGCTGTCCCGCCGGGCGGGGTCCGAGGTCGAGCTCTCCGAGCCGGAGGATCTCGGTGGCAGCGGCCGCTCCGTGGTGGCCCGGGCACGCATGGGGCAGAACCCGTTCTCCGACCGCCGCAGCGTCGTGATCAAGCAGTACACGTCGCGGGCCGGCGACGGCGACGCGGAGGCCGCGTCCGACCCGTTCCGCTACGAGGTCGCCTCGTGCCAGCTGTTCACCGCGCTGCCGACCGAGATCCGGCCCAGCCCGGCGATCATCGCGCACGACCCGGAGCAGCGGCTGCTCGTCCTGGAGGACCTCGGCCGCAGCATGACCCTCGCCGACAAGTTGTTCGGGCCCGACAAGGAGGCCGCCCGCAACTGCCTGCTCGGCTGGGCCCGCGGCCTCGGGCGGATGCAGGCTGCCACCGCGGGCCGCGAGGGCGACTTCGGGGCGTTGCTGCGCCGGCTGGGGGAGAAGGCGCACCGCGACCCGATCGCCGACCAGGCCCGCGCCGCGCTGGCCCGGCTGCCGCAGCTGCTCGCCGACGCGCTCGGCGTCACCGCCGGGGACACGGCGGTGCTGGAGGCACGCGGTGGGGTGCGGCTGCTCGGCGGCACCGGGTTCCGGGCGTTCAGCCCGTCCGACACCTGCCCGGACAACAACCTGGTCACCTCGCGCGGCGTGCGGTTCGTCGACTTCGAGTGGGGCTGTTTCCGCGACGTCGTGCTCGACGCCGCGTACGTCCGCATCCCGTTCCCCGGGTGCGCCAGCAGCTACGCGCTGCCGGCCGCGGTGTCCGCGCAGATGCTGGAGGCCTGGCGCGCCGAGGTCGCGCCGGTCTGGCCCGAGCTCGACGACCCCGACGTGCTGGAGTCGCGCCTCACCGACGCGCACCTGCTGTGGGTGTGGTGGTCGACCTGGATGCTGCTGCCGCGGGTACTGGAGCACGACGGCCCCATCGGCGACGACGCCGGCCGCTCACCCCGGATCTCCACGGCCCTGCGCCACTACTGGCGGGGGCTGGGTGCCGCCGCGGCGGCGACCGACCGGCGCGGCAACGCGGAGCTGGCCGGCGCCGTCGTCGAGGCGCTGGACGAGCGGTTCCCGGACGCCCCGTCCGAGCTGGCGGTGTTCCCCGCGTTCCGGACGGGCGAGCGGTAAGAGTTCGCGTGCCGGTCCGGGGCGCGTCACCGCGTGCACACCGCGGCGGTGCGCACGCGGGTGATCGTGAGGGTCGTGCGCCCGACGATCGCGTCCTCGCCCGTCGCCGATCCCGCCTCCCGACACGTACCCGCCCGCCCCGCACCCGCCCGGACCGGCGCCACCCCGCCGGGGCCCGGGCGCCCCGTCCGGCATCTCGCCGTGCTGGGCGACTCCACCGCCGTCGGGCTGGGTGATCCCCGGCCCGGCGGCGGGTGGCGCGGTTTCGGACCGCTCCTGCGCGACGCCGTGACCGATCCTGGCCGTCCCGACCCGGTGCGCCTCGACAACCACGCCCGGACCGGTGCCCGGATGGCCGCCACCCGGCACGAGCAGGTGCCCGCGGCGGCCGCCGCCCGCCCGGACGTCGTCGTCCTCTGCGCCGGGATGAACGACACCCTGCGCTCCGACTTCGACCCCGAGGAGATCCGCCGCGACTGCGCGGAGGCCCTCGACCTGCTCGGCCGGGCCGGAGCGACCGTCCTGCTGGTCCGGTTCCACGACCACACCCGGGTGTTCCGGTTGCCCGCCGTGCTGCGCAGGGCACTCACCGCCCGGATCCTCGCCCTCAACGCGGCGCTCGACGACGCCGTCGCCGCGGCCGCGCTGTCCGTCACCGTCGGGGTGCTCGACCTGGAGACGACGTCGCCGTACGACCCGGCCGCATGGAGCGTGGACCGGCTGCACCCGTCCGAGCTCGGGCACCGGCTGCTCGCCCGCGGGCTCGCCGAGCTCCTCGCGGCGGAAGGCTGGGCCGTCCCCGGCACGGTCTCGCTCGACGCCGCGGGCGGCCGGGTCGTGAGGTCGTGGGAGCGCGGGGCGTGGCTGGTCGGGAAGGGGGTGCCGTGGCTGTGCCGCCGTGGGCGCGACCTGGGGCCGGTGATGGTCCGCGGCCTGGCGGAGGGGATGCGGCGCGGGGCCCCCGCGCGTGCCCGGCCGTGCGCCCACCGGCGTCACAACCGGCCCAGGAAGCTCCCGATCCGCTCGACGGCCTGCTCCAGCTGCGGCAGCGCCGTCGCGTACGAGCAGCGGATGTGTCCCTCTCCGGAGGGACCGAACACGGTCCCCGGGACGACGGCGACCGACTCCTCGCGCAGCAGCCGCTCCGCGAACGTCTCGGCATCCAGCCCGGACGCGCGGATCGACGGGAAGGCGTAGAACGCGCCGGCCGGTTCCGGGCACTCCAGCCCGGCCTCCCGCAGGCCCTTCACGAACACCCGGCGACGGCGGTCGTAGTCGGCCACCATCTCGGCGACGTCGCCCTCGGCATTGGTCAGCGCCTCGACGGCCGCCACCTGCGACACGTGCGGCGCGCACAGCATCGTGTACTGGTGCACCCGCAGGCACAGCTCGGCGATCGCGCGCGGCGCGGCCAGCCAGCCGACCCGCCACCCGGTCATCGCCTGGGCCTTCGAGAAACCGCCCAGCACCACCGTCCGCTCCCGGGCGCCCGGCACCGCACCGAGGCAGGTGTGCGCCCCGGTGTAGGTCAGCCGGTCGTAGATCTCGTCGGAGAGCAGGTAGAGGTCGTGCCGCTCGGCGAGCGCGACGAGCGCGCGCAGCACCTCGGGTGACTGCACCGCTCCGGTCGGGTTGGCCGGCGAGCCGATCAGGATCGCCTTCGTCCGCGGCGTGACGGCGGCCTCGACGGCGGCGACGTCGATCGCGAACCCGTCCTCGGCCCGCGTCGGCACCCCCACCGGCGTCCCACCGGCGAACGACACGCACGGCTGGTAGGCCACGTAGCAGGGCTCCGGGACGATGACCTCCTCGCCCGGGTTGAGGATCACCCGGAACGCCAGGTCGAGGCCCTCGGAGACGCCGGTGGTGACCAGGCACTCGGTGGCCGGGTCGTAGTGGGCGTCGTAGCGCGACGCCAGGTCGGCGCAGATCAGCTCGCGCAGCCGCGGGAGCCCGGCGTTGCCGGTGTAGGTGGTGTAGCCGTGCTCCAGGGCGTAGATGCCGGCCTCGCGGATCCGCCACGGCGTCACGAAGTCGGGTTCGCCGACGCCGAGCGAGATGACGTCGTCCATCTCCGCGGCGATGTCGAAGAACCGGCGGATCCCGGACGGCGGGATCGCGGTGATCGTCTCGTTCAGCGGCTTCACGGGGTCACCGGGAGCCGGTGGTCCGGCTCGGGCTCGGCGAACGTGTCGCCGTCGCGCTTGTGCGTGGCCAGGACGAAGTGGGTCGCGGTCGACCGGACGCGGTCGATCGTCGACAGCTTCTGGGAGACGAAGTCGCTCACCGCGCGGATGTCCGGGCCGACGACCGTGCACCGCAGGTCGTGCCCGCCGGAGACGAGGAAGCAGTCGCGGACCTCGTCGAACCGGGAGATCCGGGCGGCGACGTCGTCGAACCCGACACCGCGGGCGGGCGCCACGCCGACGTCGATGAACGCCGTGACCTGCGCGCCGGACCGGCCGGCTCCCTCGAGGGCGGCGGTGCCGTCCTCGTACCGGGCCCAGTCGACGACCGCCTTGTGCCGGCGGATCACGCCGGTGCGCTCCCACTCGGCGATCCGGGCGTCGACCTCGGAGACGGGCAGGCCGACCATGGTCGCGACGGTGTCGTGGCTCAGCGACGCGTCGCGTTCGAGCAACTCGAGGATCTCGCGCACGGCCGTGACCCTACGACGGCGGGGCCGCGGTCCGCCGGGCGGCGCCGCGGGGCCGTGGCGCGCCCCTGATCAGGCGACACCGGGGGTGCCGGCACGCACATGCGGCATAGCGTGCGGCCCCATGACGCAGACACCGCCACCCGGTGGACCTTCCGACCCGTACGCCGGCGGCGCCTACCCCGGTGGTTCCACGCCGCCGCCCGCCCCGCCCTCCAACCCGCTGGCGGCGCTGTTCGACTTCGGGTTCAACCAGTTCGTGACGCCGCACATCGTCAAGTTCGCCTACATCCTGCTGACCGTGGTGCTGGCCGTCGGCTACGTCGTCGTCGTGGTCGGCGCGTTCCTCCGGGGCGGCCTGTTCGGCGGCCTGCTCGCGCTGATCGGCGGAGCCGTCGCGGCGCTGGTCTACCTGATCCTGATCCGCGTGACGCTGGAGTTCTACTACGCCGTGGTGCGGATGTCGGAGGACATCCACCACCGGATGCCGAACCGGTCCTGAACCGGTTCTGAACCGGGCCTGCTCAGGCCGCCCGCTGGAGGCGCCCCGGTCCGGTCCGGTCGGTCCGGGCCGGGTCGAGCAGGCCCGTCTCCAGGTCGAACAGGTGGGTCCGGGTGCAGGGGCCGCAGACGAAGACGACGCCGTGCGGGCCGTGGTGGCTGCTCCACGCCAGGCCACGGGCGTCGGCCGTGGTGCGGGGGCGTGAGCAGAGCGGGCAACCGTGGATCGTGTCCATGCCCCGTGAGGGTGCACCGGCACTGTTGCCGGGCGGTGACTCCGCGCGTCGCCGGCGTTGCGTTCCGGCGACGATCCGGGGTCCCGGCCGATCATGCGGCGCCGGTCACGAAATCGGGGGCGGCGGGGCGCAGGCGCACCCCGTCGTCGGCGGTCGGGACTAGTGTCCGCGCGCATGAGCGACGAACCGCCGGAGGGTGGTGCGGCCCGGTCGGGCCACGGGGGGCCGGAGAGCGACGCGCCCGGGACGCAGCCGGGGCAGCAGCCGTACGGGACGCCGTACCCGCAGCAGCCCGCCGGCGGGTACGGGCAGGTGCACGGGCACCCGCCGTACGGCCACCAGGAGTACCCGGCCGGCCGGGAGTACGGCGGCGATCCCCACCACGGGGCCGGTCCGCGGTACGGAGCCACGCCGCCGTACGGCGCGGGCCCGCAGTACGGGGGCGGGCCCGCCCCGTACGGAGCTGCTCCTTACGGCGCGGGGCAGTACGGCGCCGGGCAGTACGGCACGCCGTACCCGCCGCCCCACGGCGCGTACCCCGGCCGGCCCGGCCCGCCCGGCGGCACCTCGCCGGACCCGCTCGTCCCGTTCTCGCTGGGCGACTGGTTCGGGAAGGTGATCGCCACCGTGCAGCGGTCGTGGAAGCCCCTGCTGGTCGTCCAGGCGCTGATCCTGGTGCCGGCCCTGCTGCTGCAGGTCGTGCTGGTGGTCTCCGGGATCGGGGGCGGGTTCGTCCTGCCCGGGCGCGGGGCGCTGGCCGGGACGGCCGTGCTCGTCCTGCTGTTCGGGATCCTCTCGGTCGCGGTGAGCGCGCTCGGGGCGATGGCGGCCGTGTTCGTCACGGTCCGCGACGCGGCACGGCGGCCCTACACCCGCGACCAGGTGATCGCGTTCGTGCGGAACCGGGCCGTGCCCGCGATCGGCTGGACCGCCGCGGCCGCCGCGGCGGCAGGGGCAGCCGTCGCGGTGCTCGTGCTCGCGTTCGGCCCGTTCCTCGCGGTCCTGCCGATCCTCGCCGGCGCGCTCTACGCGGGCACCGTGCTCACCGCGCTGCCCGGCGTCGTCGGCGTCGAGCGGGGCGGGATCGGGCGGGTCGTCACCCTGGTCCACCGCCGGTTCTTCCCGACGCTCGGCCGGTTCGCGCTGTTCGGGCTCGCCGCCTGCGTCGCCGGCTTCGTGATCGGCCTGGTCGGAGCGGCCGTCGGCGTCGTGAGCCCGCTGGCCGGGGCGCTGGTGAACCTCGTGCTGGCGCTGCCGATCGGTGTCGTGGGCACGGCGGTCGTCGTGGTGCTCTACGCGGAGAACCGGTTCCACGAGGACCACGCCGTGCACACGCCGGTCCTGGCCGACGAGATCGACCGACCCTGACGCGGGTCCGGCCCCGCCGGATTTGGCAGGCTGGGCGGCGATGAGCACCGACGGCCTGTTCGACATCGACCCCTCCCCGGGGGACACCCCCGGGGAGGGGGACGGGTCCGCGCCCCGCCCGGACGCCCCGCTGGCCGCGCGGATGCGCCCGCGCAGCCTCGACGAGGTCGTCGGGCAGTCCGAGCTCCTCGAGCCGGGCGCGCCGCTGCGCCGGCTGCTCGAGGGTGGCGCGGCGGCGTCGGTGCTGCTCTACGGGCCACCCGGGACGGGGAAGACGACGCTCGCCCGGCTGATGGCCGGCGCGGGCGGCGCGGAGCGGCACTTCGTCGCCCTGTCCGCGCTGTCCGCCGGGGTGAAGGAGCTGCGCGCCGTCATCGAGGAGGCACGCCGCCGCCGTGACCGCAGCGGCACGTCGACGGTGCTGTTCATCGACGAGGTCCACCGGTTCTCCCGCACCCAGCAGGACGCGCTGCTCGGCGCCGTCGAGGACCGGCTCGTCCTCCTGGTCGCGGCCACCACCGAGAACCCGTCGTTCTCGGTCGTCTCGCCGCTGCTGTCCCGCTCGCTGGTCCTGCAACTGCAGTCGCTGGGGGAGGACGACGTCCGCGCACTGCTGCGCCGTGCCGTCGCGTCCGAGCGCGGTCTCGCCGGGACGGTCACCCTCGCCGCCGACGGCGAGGACGCGCTGATCCGGCTCTCCGCCGGCGACGGCCGCCGGGCCCTGACGGCGCTGGAGGCGGCCGCCGACGGTGTCCTCGGCGCGGGTGCCGCAGCCGGGGACGGGCCGCCGGTCGTCGACCTCGACGCCGTCGAGCGGGCCGTCACCGAGGTCGCCGTCCGCTACGACCGGGCGGGCGACCAGCACTACGACGTCATCAGCGCCTTCATCAAGTCGATCCGCGGCTCCGATCCGGACGCCGCGCTGCACTACCTCGCCCGCATGATCGTCGCGGGGGAGGACGCCCGGTTCATCGCGCGGCGGCTGATGGTCCACGCGTCCGAGGACATCGGCCTCGCCGACCCGACCGCGCTGCCGGCCGCGACGGCCGCCGCCCAGGTCGTGCAGCTCGTCGGCATGCCGGAGGCGCGGATCGCGCTCGCCCAGGTCACGGTGCATCTCGCGACCGCGCCGAAGTCGAACGCGGTGATCACCGCGATCGACGCGGCGATGGCCGACGTGAGGTCCGGCAAGGTCGGCGGCGTGCCCCCGCACCTGCGCGACGGGCACTACGCGGGGGCGCAGAAGCTCGGCAACGCCGTCGGCTACCGGTACCCGCACGACGACCCGGACGGGGTGCTGCGCCAGCAGTACCCGCCGGACGACGTCGTCGGGACGGACTACTACGCGCCGTCCGGCCGCGGGTTCGAGCGCACGCTCGCCGAGCGGGTCCCGAAGCTGCGCCGGGTCGTGCGGGGCGAGCGGGGCTGAACGGCCCCGGCCCGCCTGCTCAGCCGGTCGTGAGCGTCAGGCCGAGCGCGCTCGTCGCGGTGCCGATCGGGGTGAAGTAGCTCGTGCAGTTGTCCGAGCCGCCCGCGCCGGTGTGCACGCCCTGGGCCTGCCCGCTCGACGTGATGTAGGGGGCGCCGGAGTCGCCCTCCTGCGCGCAGGCGCCGACGGCGGTGAGGCCGGACTGCTGCTGGCCGTCGAAGTTGACCGTCATGTCGGTGCGCTCGACGCTGCCGCAGGAGCGGCCGCTGGTCGAGCCGTA
Proteins encoded in this window:
- the aspS gene encoding aspartate--tRNA ligase, coding for MMRTHPVGTLRAENAGQTVTLAGWVARRRDHGGVIFIDLRDRSGSAQVVFREGEMAERAHRLRSEFCVQVVGEVVRRPEGNENSELPTGDIEVTVTGLTVLSEAAPLPFPIDEHTGVGEEIRLTHRYLDLRRSGPASAMKLRSDVNKAARDVLAAEDFIEVETPTLTRSTPEGARDFVVPARLRPGSWYALPQSPQLFKQLLMVGGLERYYQIARCYRDEDFRADRQPEFTQLDIEMSFVEQDDVIALAEKVLVALWKLVGHDIPAPIPRMSYAEAMSRYGSDKPDLRFGFELTELTSYFADTGFRVFQNPYVGAVVMPGGASQPRKVLDGWQEWAKQRGARGLAYVLIGEDGQVDERGPVVKNLSETERAGLAAAVGANPGDCIFFAAGTPSDARALLGAARGEIARRVGAIDESAWSFVWIVDAPLFESTADTDDVAVGGGAWTALHHAFTSPTPDWIDTFEQSPGEALAYAYDIVCNGNEIGGGSIRIHDADVQKRVFEIMGLSEAEAKEKFGFLLDAFSYGPPPHGGIAFGWDRITALLAGVDSIREVIAFPKTGGGFDPLTQAPAPITAAQRKEAGVDAKPAQPAPGGSAPGRPAETGGGAPEKPGPAA
- a CDS encoding aminotransferase class I/II-fold pyridoxal phosphate-dependent enzyme, with the protein product MKPLNETITAIPPSGIRRFFDIAAEMDDVISLGVGEPDFVTPWRIREAGIYALEHGYTTYTGNAGLPRLRELICADLASRYDAHYDPATECLVTTGVSEGLDLAFRVILNPGEEVIVPEPCYVAYQPCVSFAGGTPVGVPTRAEDGFAIDVAAVEAAVTPRTKAILIGSPANPTGAVQSPEVLRALVALAERHDLYLLSDEIYDRLTYTGAHTCLGAVPGARERTVVLGGFSKAQAMTGWRVGWLAAPRAIAELCLRVHQYTMLCAPHVSQVAAVEALTNAEGDVAEMVADYDRRRRVFVKGLREAGLECPEPAGAFYAFPSIRASGLDAETFAERLLREESVAVVPGTVFGPSGEGHIRCSYATALPQLEQAVERIGSFLGRL
- a CDS encoding DUF389 domain-containing protein, encoding MLHLRVVCPSGRTTEVCEVLTAEPGVAHLVVHPGAAVRPPGDLVEADVARECTDDLLGRLADLGVDHDGGITLEQLDTVLSDRADAAEEAAPGDGADAVVWDELIHRTGEESRLSLTFLTFLTIACLLAAVGAVTDSPVTVVGAMVLGPEFGPMAAMAVGLVLRRADLIRRGAAALLVGFPFAMAVTALATVLFDLFGWLSSASLDGLEQMDFIYEVGPFSLVVAVLAGAAGMLSLTSARSSALVGVFISVTTVPAAAYGSVAAIEGRWVEAALSVLQLGLNLAGAIGSAAVVLLLARHRSRRRGADRTLSEG
- a CDS encoding Lrp/AsnC family transcriptional regulator codes for the protein MREILELLERDASLSHDTVATMVGLPVSEVDARIAEWERTGVIRRHKAVVDWARYEDGTAALEGAGRSGAQVTAFIDVGVAPARGVGFDDVAARISRFDEVRDCFLVSGGHDLRCTVVGPDIRAVSDFVSQKLSTIDRVRSTATHFVLATHKRDGDTFAEPEPDHRLPVTP
- a CDS encoding replication-associated recombination protein A; its protein translation is MSTDGLFDIDPSPGDTPGEGDGSAPRPDAPLAARMRPRSLDEVVGQSELLEPGAPLRRLLEGGAAASVLLYGPPGTGKTTLARLMAGAGGAERHFVALSALSAGVKELRAVIEEARRRRDRSGTSTVLFIDEVHRFSRTQQDALLGAVEDRLVLLVAATTENPSFSVVSPLLSRSLVLQLQSLGEDDVRALLRRAVASERGLAGTVTLAADGEDALIRLSAGDGRRALTALEAAADGVLGAGAAAGDGPPVVDLDAVERAVTEVAVRYDRAGDQHYDVISAFIKSIRGSDPDAALHYLARMIVAGEDARFIARRLMVHASEDIGLADPTALPAATAAAQVVQLVGMPEARIALAQVTVHLATAPKSNAVITAIDAAMADVRSGKVGGVPPHLRDGHYAGAQKLGNAVGYRYPHDDPDGVLRQQYPPDDVVGTDYYAPSGRGFERTLAERVPKLRRVVRGERG
- a CDS encoding DUF4282 domain-containing protein; its protein translation is MTQTPPPGGPSDPYAGGAYPGGSTPPPAPPSNPLAALFDFGFNQFVTPHIVKFAYILLTVVLAVGYVVVVVGAFLRGGLFGGLLALIGGAVAALVYLILIRVTLEFYYAVVRMSEDIHHRMPNRS